The Podospora pseudocomata strain CBS 415.72m chromosome 1 map unlocalized CBS415.72m_1, whole genome shotgun sequence genome has a segment encoding these proteins:
- a CDS encoding uncharacterized protein (COG:Q; EggNog:ENOG503NXJJ), translated as MSCPFHVEGAAKPPGSSHSARSESTPKPATPALEEIGEGEPIPQPPERWLTGNLGEINPEFSMGSLWRLADVYGPIFTLNLVKRKIVVLSSHALINEVCDEKRFEKKVAGAQEAIRVFVKNGLFTSYNEEEEWGIAHRTLLPAFGPLHVRTMFPKMTDILSQMILRWDRFGPDYRISTHDDFTRLAFDVIGLCAFNYRFNAFYSEELIPFAKQLGDVLIETGKRTSRPEIQNTLAFLSKRQMMENIHSMWKVCDDIVAERKANPRPDVDDTLNVMLNAKDPVTGKGFTDENIRYQMATFLVAGHDTSAGTMMFLFYNLLKHPEALQKCYAEVDAVLGDRELQLEDIPKLKYIDAAMKEALRFCGPIPAFMRQAKETTIIGGKYKVTPNESLVFNLKGLHNDPAVWGSDAAEFRPERFLNGGWERLPPNSWKPFGTGVRSCIGRYLAEQEVLITMAMVLQRFVIEMADPDYELKIKSTLTIKPDEFYIKARRRPGKDHLFNFSAGAAPAPAPSSKTVNGASANSNLKPFSVFYGGNSGTCKSFAEDLETNAANHGLSVPAKVQSLDDAVENLPKDHPLVIVTSSYEGLPPDNARNFVAWLETRAKDPSNSELLKGVSYAVFGAGNKDWASTYHRIPKLVDELLEKLGAARLVPTGFVDVSQDIVGPLEEWKLTLFPALREAVGVTAAVKTEELQVEITQPTAPSKLAGEQLSQGLVLVNKVLAKKGLGPEKRQIDILLPPGVQYRSGDYLAIQPFNPRDSIRRVLSRFGLHPDDLVTVSGTTKEHLKSESGGPISVFELIGTRVELANPASQRQVAHLASLSSGLEADKLRVLASDEEYPTSVLAKRFSVLDLLEDFPSCKLSFASYLDMLSPLSPRQYSISSSPLAQKPLPDQGSGWSSEEGVDLEKASLTATLTYDVYNSPLMSHPETKSFNGVSSSYLASLQPGSRLRCFVRKTNAPFRLPSDPATPVVMVAAGTGIAPMRAFLQERAAVAGARGGYHKSGLGPAVLYYGCRDSEEDYLYKEELGQWEKEGVVRVRAAFSRRAGEGGRTGHVDELIWEDREELKGLIKQGAKILVCGSAGRLGRSTAEVCLRIYEDEFPDRGREGAEEWLGKMKEERYVSDVFG; from the exons ATGTCTTGTCCCTTCCACGTTGAAGGGGCTGCCAAGCCACCGGGTTCATCACATTCAGCACGTTCAGAGTCAACACCcaagccagcaacaccagcgcTGGAAGAGATcggagaaggagagccaATCCCTCAACCACCCGAGAGATGGCTTACCGGCAATCTGGGAGAGATCAACCCTGAGTTCTCTATGGGATCCCTATGGAGACTTGCCGATGTCTACGGTCCCATCTTCACACTCAACCTCGTCAAGAGAAAGATTGTCGTCCTGTCCAGCCATGCTCTGATAAACGAGGTGTGCGACGAGAAGCGATTCGAGAAGAAAGTTGCTGGTGCCCAGGAGGCCATCAGGGTGTTTGTCAAAAACGGTCTATTCACATCATACAATGAGGAAGAA GAATGGGGAATCGCCCACAGAACTCTTCTACCGGCCTTTGGCCCGCTACATGTCCGCACCATGTTCCCCAAGATGACGGATATCCTCTCTCAGATGATCCTCCGCTGGGATCGCTTCGGCCCAGACTACCGCATCTCAACCCATGACGATTTCACTCGTCTGGCCTTTGACGTTATCGGTCTCTGTGCCTTCAACTATCGCTTCAATGCCTTCTACTCCGAAGAGCTAATCCCGTTCGCCAAGCAGCTCGGTGATGTTCTCATCGAGACTGGCAAGCGGACCAGTCGTCCCGAGATCCAGAACACTCTGGCCTTCCTCAGCAAGAGGCAGATGATGGAGAATATTCATTCCATGTGGAAGGTCTGCGACGATATTGTCGCAGAGCGCAAGGCCAATCCCCGCCCCGATGTCGATGACACTCTCAATGTCATGCTCAACGCCAAAGACCCTGTCACTGGAAAGGGGTTCACCGATGAGAATATCCGATACCAGATGGCTACCTTCCTGGTAGCAGGACACGACACTTCGGCTGGTACCATGATGTTTTTGTTCTACAACCTTCTCAAGCATCCCGAGGCCCTGCAGAAGTGCTATGCCGAGGTCGATGCTGTGCTCGGAGACAGGGAGCTGCAGTTGGAGGACATTCCCAAACTCAAGTACATTGATGCTGCCATGAAGGAGGCTCTTCGTTTCTGTGGTCCTATTCCGGCTTTTATGAGACAGGCGAAGGAGACCACCATCATTGGCGGTAAGTACAAGGTCACTCCCAACGAGAGTCTGGTGTTCAATCTCAAGGGTCTTCACAACGACCCTGCTGTTTGGGGCTCTGACGCTGCCGAGTTCAGGCCAGAAAGGTTCCTCAATGGTGGTTGGGAAAGGCTGCCACCCAACTCTTGGAAGCCTTTCGGGACTGGTGTTCGCTCGTGTATTGGTCGGTACTTGGCTGAGCAGGAGGTTCTTATCACCATGGCTATGGTGTTGCAGCGGTTCGTGATTGAGATGGCTGATCCTGATTATGAGCTCA AAATCAAGTCTACACTTACCATCAAGCCTGATGAGTTCTACATCAAGGCTCGCAGACGCCCTGGAAAAGACCACCTCTTCAACTTCAGCGCTGGCGCCGCTCCTGCCCCAGCACCTTCTAGCAAGACAGTCAACGGAGCTTCTGCCAACTCCAACTTGAAGCCGTTTTCCGTCTTTTATGGTGGCAACTCGGGAACTTGCAAGTCTTTTGCCGAAGATCTCGAGACCAACGCGGCGAACCACGGTCTGTCCGTTCCAGCTAAGGTTCAGAGCCTGGATGATGCCGTGGAAAACCTGCCAAAGGATCAccccctcgtcatcgtcaccTCCTCTTACGAAGGCCTCCCCCCCGACAACGCCCGCAACTTTGTCGCCTGGCTCGAGACCCGTGCCAAGgaccccagcaacagcgaGCTTCTCAAGGGCGTCTCGTACGCCGTCTTTGGCGCTGGCAATAAAGACTGGGCCTCGACCTACCACCGCATCCCCAAGTTGGTTGATGAGCTCCTCGAGAAACTCGGCGCCGCACGTCTCGTCCCTACCGGTTTCGTCGACGTCAGCCAGGATATTGTCGGTCCCCTTGAAGAGTGGAAACTGACCCTCTTCCCCGCCCTCCGCGAAGCAGTCGGTGTGACGGCAGCCGTCAAGACGGAGGAGCTCCAAGTGGAAatcacccaacccaccgcgCCGTCCAAGCTAGCAGGCGAGCAGTTATCTCAAGGTCTCGTCTTGGTCAACAAAGTCCTCGCCAAGAAAGGCCTCGGTCCGGAAAAACGCCAAATCGACATTCTGCTCCCTCCTGGTGTGCAATACCGCAGCGGGGATTACTTGGCCATCCAACCCTTTAACCCCCGGGACTCGATCCGCCGCGTGCTCAGCCGCTTCGGCCTCCACCCCGACGATCTCGTCACCGTCTCGGGGACCACCAAAGAACACCTCAAGTCTGAGTCTGGGGGGCCAATTTCGGTGTTTGAACTCATCGGCACAAGAGTCGAACTCGCCAACCCTGCTTCCCAGCGCCAGGTGGCTCACTTGGCTTCTCTCTCGTCCGGTCTGGAGGCAGATAAACTTCGTGTTTTGGCCTCGGATGAGGAGTACCCTACCTCTGTCCTGGCAAAGAGGTTTTCTGTCTTGGACCTGCTGGAGGATTTTCCCTCTTGCAAGCTGAGCTTTGCTTCGTATCTTGACATGCTGAGTCCGCTGTCTCCTAGGCAGTATAGCATTTCCAGTTCCCCGCTCGCGCAGAAACCGCTGCCTGATCAAGGGTCTGGGTGGTCgagcgaggagggggttgatctGGAGAAGGCGAGCTTGACGGCTACGTTGACGTATGATGTGTACAACTCCCCTTTGATGTCGCATCCTGAGACGAAGTCCTTCAACGGCGTCAGTTCTTCCTACCTCGCCTCGTTACAGCCCGGCTCGAGACTGCGGTGTTTTGTGAGAAAGACGAATGCGCCGTTTCGGTTGCCGAGTGACCCGGCtacgccggtggtgatggttgctgctgggacGGGGATTGCGCCGATGAGGGCTTTTCTGCAGGAAcgggctgctgttgcgggtGCTAGGGGGGGGTATCACAAGTCAGGTCTTGGTCCTGCTGTGCTGTACTATGGGTGTAGGGATTCTGAGGAGGATTACCTATACAAAGAGGAGTTGGGTCaatgggagaaggagggggttgttagAGTACGGGCGGCCTTTTCGAGGAGGgcgggcgagggagggaggacggGGCATGTGGATGAGCTGATTTGGGAGGAtagggaggagttgaaggggttgATTAAGCAGGGGGCCAAGATACTTGTTTGTGGGAGcgcggggaggttggggaggagcaCGGCGGAGGTTTGTTTGAGGATTTATGAGGATGAGTTTCCTGatagggggagggagggggcggaggagtgGCTtgggaagatgaaggaggagaggtatGTTAGTGATGTTTTTGGTTGA